The following are encoded in a window of Etheostoma cragini isolate CJK2018 chromosome 7, CSU_Ecrag_1.0, whole genome shotgun sequence genomic DNA:
- the b4galt5 gene encoding beta-1,4-galactosyltransferase 5, translating to MPTHLRFRRRSFLGLLFLFSLSTSALYFIYSAPGIVNEYVFMVQARGIQIRENVKNIGAQVLEQVVRGAYSMNGTDYAYDFNVSESDAPPTTFLPEGFTYLPSQVCPERLHTMKGRLEVNMSEVSLEEVERSLLEEEPNMAQGGHWKPNDCLPRWKVAILVPFRNRHEHLPILLRHLVPVLKKQRLQFAFYFIEQLGTEPFNRAMLFNVGYKEAMKDLDWDCLVFHDVDHLMENDRNYYGCTDMPRHFAVKLDKYSYMLPYNEFFGGVSGLTVKQFEKINGFPNAFWGWGGEDDDLWNRVRFANYTVSRPHGEHGRYMSIPHHHRGEVQFLGRYSLLRHSKERQKVDGLNNLNYSPLVSRRPLYTNITVSLSRMLAPIADY from the exons ATGCCGACACATTTGCGTTTCCGGAGAAGGTCATTCCTTGGgcttttattccttttttcactGTCCACCTCCGCCTTGTATTTCATCTACTCCGCCCCCGGAATCG TGAATGAGTATGTGTTCATGGTTCAAGCCAGAGGGATCCAGATCAGAGAGAACGTGAAGAACATTGGGGCGCAGGTTCTGGAGCAGGTGGTGAGAGGGGCTTATAGCATGAATGGCACAg ACTATGCCTATGACTTCAATGTGAGCGAGAGTGATGCTCCTCCCACCACATTCCTCCCTGAGGGCTTCACCTACCTCCCCTCTCAGGTTTGCCCCGAGAGGCTGCACACCATGA agggCAGGTTGGAGGTGAATATGAGTGAGGTGTCTTTGGAGGAGGTGGAAAGATCCTTGCTGGAGGAAGAGCCTAACATGGCCCAAGGAGGCCACTGGAAGCCAAACGACTGTTTACCTCGCTGGAAA GTAGCAATCCTAGTCCCGTTCAGGAACCGACATGAACACTTACCCATTCTTCTGAGACACCTGGTGCCAGTGCTGAAAAAACAGAGACTCCAGTTTGCCTTTTATTTCATAGAGCAG ctGGGCACGGAGCCATTTAACCGAGCCATGTTGTTCAACGTGGGTTACAAGGAGGCTATGAAGGACCTGGACTGGGACTGTTTGGTCTTCCACGATGTGGACCACCTCATGGAGAACGACAGGAACTACTACGGCTGCACGGACATGCCCCGACACTTTGCGGTCAAACTTGACAAGTACTCCTACAT GCTTCCGTATAATGAGTTCTTTGGTGGTGTCAGTGGCCTGACGGTGAAGCAATTCGAAAAGATTAATGGATTTCCAAATGCCTTCTGGGGCTGGGGAGGAGAGGATGATGACCTCTGGAACAG GGTGCGGTTTGCCAATTACACAGTTAGTAGACCACACGGAGAGCATGGACGCTACATGTCAATTCCACATCACCATCGTGGGGAAGTCCAGTTCTTAGGAAG GTACAGTCTGCTACGCCACtcaaaggaaagacagaaagtggATGGTCTTAACAACCTAAACTACTCCCCCCTAGTGTCCAGGAGACCGCTCTACACCAACATCACAGTCAGCTTGAGCAGAATGCTTGCACCCATAGCCGACTACTGA